A single window of Nocardia sp. NBC_01327 DNA harbors:
- a CDS encoding oxygenase MpaB family protein, with amino-acid sequence MFEKHPGWNVSLPLGPNSLTWKHFGDIRSMLILGRAGTLQNMHPVLDAALQEHSNFFTDPMDRFDRSVAPIQAMIYQPDAEARATTVRDFHKPIKGVAPQGNRYHALDPEVFWWTHVTFYESIIATQEFFGTPFTEAEKAQLVAEGLTWWRLYGMSDRPAFGDYENYKSYWTHMWQEVLESNTTTDFAANIHTAKVPAPPFVPAPLWPLIRYPVMAIGVWISNATMPPEARKILGWTWSRADQLAFDLFRRAVRTTWTLTPERLRYIPDAWAGMQQYRQPSEQHSDGDSDPENATAAK; translated from the coding sequence ATGTTCGAAAAGCACCCAGGCTGGAACGTCTCCCTCCCCCTAGGCCCAAACTCCCTGACCTGGAAGCACTTCGGCGACATCCGCTCCATGCTGATCCTCGGCCGAGCCGGCACCTTACAAAACATGCACCCCGTCCTTGACGCCGCCCTCCAAGAACACTCCAACTTCTTCACCGACCCCATGGACCGCTTCGACCGCTCGGTAGCCCCCATCCAAGCCATGATCTACCAGCCCGACGCCGAAGCCAGGGCAACAACCGTCCGGGACTTCCACAAACCCATCAAAGGCGTTGCCCCCCAGGGCAACCGCTACCACGCCTTAGACCCGGAAGTCTTCTGGTGGACCCACGTAACCTTCTACGAATCCATCATCGCCACCCAAGAATTTTTCGGCACCCCGTTCACGGAGGCGGAGAAGGCCCAACTGGTAGCAGAGGGCCTAACCTGGTGGCGCCTCTACGGCATGTCCGACCGCCCAGCCTTCGGCGACTACGAAAACTACAAGTCCTACTGGACCCACATGTGGCAAGAAGTCCTGGAATCCAACACCACCACAGACTTCGCCGCCAACATCCACACCGCCAAAGTCCCCGCCCCACCCTTCGTCCCAGCTCCCCTCTGGCCCCTGATTCGCTACCCCGTCATGGCCATCGGCGTCTGGATCTCCAACGCCACAATGCCCCCAGAGGCCCGAAAGATCCTCGGCTGGACCTGGTCCCGAGCCGACCAACTAGCCTTCGACCTCTTCCGCCGCGCAGTCCGCACAACCTGGACCCTCACCCCCGAACGCCTCCGCTACATCCCCGACGCCTGGGCTGGGATGCAGCAGTACCGACAGCCCTCCGAGCAGCACTCGGATGGCGACTCGGACCCCGAAAATGCGACAGCCGCCAAATAG
- a CDS encoding nitroreductase: protein MPNRAATTDPAQTDRYTALQSLLEDRYTCRAFSPDPVPRATIEQILTLAQRTPSWCNTQPWQLAITEADSTDRFRKALLDHINGTATQSDLPFPAAYNGVFRDRRRECGAALYTAVGVARGDHEGSMRQMVRNFELFDAPHVAILTTEADLGVYGAVDCGLYLTSFLLAAQSLGVATAPQAALASYSPFLHEYFNIPEHRQVIAGVSFGYPDPHHVVNGFRTTREDLDNVVTWH, encoded by the coding sequence ATGCCGAACCGCGCCGCCACCACCGACCCGGCCCAGACCGACCGCTACACCGCCCTGCAATCACTTCTCGAGGACCGCTATACCTGCCGCGCCTTCAGCCCCGACCCGGTCCCCCGCGCCACCATCGAACAGATCCTCACCCTGGCGCAGCGCACCCCCTCCTGGTGCAACACCCAACCGTGGCAGCTCGCCATCACCGAAGCCGATTCCACCGACCGCTTCCGCAAGGCCCTGCTCGACCACATCAACGGCACCGCAACACAATCCGACCTCCCCTTCCCCGCCGCCTACAACGGCGTCTTCCGCGACCGCCGCCGCGAATGCGGCGCAGCCCTGTACACCGCGGTCGGCGTAGCCCGAGGCGACCACGAGGGCTCCATGCGCCAAATGGTCCGCAACTTCGAACTTTTCGACGCCCCCCACGTAGCCATCCTCACCACCGAAGCCGACCTGGGCGTCTACGGCGCCGTCGACTGCGGCCTCTACCTCACCTCCTTCCTCCTAGCCGCCCAAAGCCTCGGCGTAGCCACCGCCCCCCAAGCCGCCCTGGCCTCCTACTCCCCCTTCCTCCACGAGTACTTCAACATCCCGGAGCACCGCCAAGTCATCGCCGGCGTCTCCTTCGGCTACCCCGACCCCCACCACGTCGTCAACGGATTCCGCACCACCCGTGAGGATCTCGACAACGTCGTCACTTGGCACTGA
- a CDS encoding HNH endonuclease encodes MVRSPAWVRDELILACDLVAQNGWRELRQGDPRVRDLSELLRSLPLHSSTVRTETFRSSDSVSRKTTDIATHHPGYTGKKTRGGALDVVVLDDFLTEPAEMHQLAQTIRDAARLGHFDTDVAAEVELLDDDEPAREGRLMVAVHRRRERDAKLRNKKVAEFLRANDRIFCEICEFDFELVYGVHGKGYIECHHVVPLHVSGETKTRTEDLVLLCANCHRMIHRQSRWLQPAELRDLVKAGGR; translated from the coding sequence ATGGTTCGTAGTCCTGCGTGGGTCCGGGATGAACTGATCCTGGCATGCGACTTGGTTGCGCAGAACGGCTGGCGCGAGCTAAGGCAGGGCGATCCGCGGGTACGGGATTTGTCCGAACTTCTTCGTTCGCTGCCACTGCATTCATCAACGGTGCGGACCGAGACCTTCCGCAGTTCCGATAGCGTGTCGCGCAAGACCACGGACATTGCGACGCATCACCCGGGCTACACTGGCAAGAAGACCCGCGGCGGGGCGCTGGACGTTGTGGTTCTGGACGACTTCCTGACCGAGCCCGCTGAAATGCATCAGTTGGCGCAAACGATTCGTGATGCTGCCCGACTAGGTCATTTCGACACCGACGTCGCTGCCGAGGTTGAACTGCTCGACGATGACGAGCCTGCCCGCGAAGGCCGCTTGATGGTGGCGGTCCATCGCCGCCGCGAACGAGATGCAAAGTTACGCAACAAAAAGGTCGCCGAGTTTCTTCGCGCGAATGATCGAATATTCTGCGAAATATGTGAGTTCGATTTCGAGCTCGTCTATGGTGTTCACGGCAAAGGTTACATCGAATGCCATCATGTGGTTCCACTCCACGTTTCCGGTGAAACCAAAACTCGCACAGAGGATTTAGTTCTTCTATGTGCTAATTGCCACCGGATGATTCACCGCCAGTCCCGCTGGCTTCAACCCGCCGAGCTGCGCGATCTGGTCAAGGCCGGCGGTCGCTGA
- a CDS encoding DUF397 domain-containing protein: MTGELDGVQWFKSSYSGDKADCIEVAFVGDLVGVRDSKDMAGPSLIFAPAEWHAFTGAVVAGKL, from the coding sequence GTGACTGGCGAGCTAGACGGTGTCCAGTGGTTCAAGAGCAGCTATAGCGGTGACAAGGCCGACTGCATTGAAGTGGCTTTCGTGGGTGATCTTGTCGGCGTGCGTGACTCGAAGGATATGGCTGGTCCTTCGTTGATTTTCGCTCCAGCTGAGTGGCATGCGTTTACCGGTGCAGTGGTGGCCGGGAAGCTCTGA
- a CDS encoding helix-turn-helix domain-containing protein, whose amino-acid sequence MVVDEGVVMLESGSTLPRRQLGRYLREARSALGMSQEQVARVADVSSSVLQRLERGIPTRLKVRDLQAICEVLEMSGDMATAMVGLLRQAAEKSWWHEYGSLIPANFDVYVGLETAARTLTTYQPALVPGLLQTPDYARALIRAAKPEESAVEHERRVELRTKRQAAVTRRHQPVTLDVVLHESVLRSTVGGPEVMAAQLRHLAEIGKLLNVSVQVLPFSAGAPVGDPVGQFAILEFGEDAKGEPVWPAVVYLESFIGCMYLEKDEDLERYDRVLETLRRASLDEATSRSLLRQVTKEFST is encoded by the coding sequence GTGGTTGTCGACGAGGGGGTTGTCATGTTGGAGAGCGGTTCGACCTTGCCCAGGCGTCAGCTCGGGCGGTATCTGAGGGAAGCGCGGTCGGCGCTGGGGATGTCGCAGGAGCAGGTTGCGCGGGTGGCGGATGTGAGTTCTTCCGTGCTGCAGCGGTTGGAGAGGGGGATACCTACTCGGCTGAAAGTGCGGGATCTTCAAGCAATTTGCGAGGTTTTGGAGATGTCGGGGGATATGGCGACGGCCATGGTTGGGTTGCTTCGGCAGGCGGCCGAGAAGAGTTGGTGGCATGAGTACGGGAGCTTGATACCGGCCAATTTCGATGTCTACGTTGGGCTGGAGACTGCTGCGCGGACGTTGACTACGTATCAACCTGCGCTGGTTCCCGGGCTGCTGCAGACTCCCGACTATGCGCGTGCGCTCATTCGTGCGGCCAAGCCGGAAGAGTCGGCAGTAGAGCACGAGCGGCGGGTGGAGCTCCGCACGAAACGTCAGGCAGCGGTGACTCGCAGGCACCAACCGGTCACCCTGGACGTAGTGCTGCACGAGTCTGTGTTGCGCAGCACTGTCGGCGGGCCCGAGGTCATGGCTGCGCAGCTTCGTCATCTGGCGGAGATCGGAAAGCTGCTGAACGTTTCGGTACAGGTGTTGCCGTTTTCGGCGGGGGCTCCGGTCGGTGATCCGGTGGGGCAGTTCGCGATTCTGGAATTCGGTGAGGATGCGAAGGGCGAGCCAGTCTGGCCTGCGGTTGTCTACTTGGAGTCCTTTATCGGGTGTATGTACCTCGAGAAGGACGAGGACTTGGAGCGGTACGATCGGGTTCTCGAGACTCTCCGGCGTGCTTCGCTGGATGAGGCGACCAGCCGTAGTCTGCTGCGGCAGGTGACGAAGGAGTTCTCAACGTGA
- a CDS encoding MBL fold metallo-hydrolase: MANNPITRGLSGLAERFAAPDLPRPTLAETIAARQRFFGADAVDSETGAVRADQAILTWFGCASFAVALGGTVFLLDAWVPRGATSGYVPTTPAEVAALRPAALFIGHGHFDHAADAGAIAQASGAVLYGTAEHCATARTQINSPEFDCEELGSASSRPGDRYDFELAEGLSVTAVRHIHSARTARHEGPDACARVIPTPGLGDMLRYPTTLADTAQLVRRLGDPEGGVLLYQFRTENFTLTWHDSSGPLLDKAPGVLEVLRTLPASDVHVGAVQGYNQFTNGLRDPRSYIEALRPKVFVPNHHDNWFPLITARGAAFRAPLEAELARIPDGPELRMLLDPDDYVAPGRLAFKLGG, translated from the coding sequence GTGGCGAACAATCCCATTACCCGGGGCCTGAGCGGGCTCGCCGAACGGTTTGCCGCCCCCGACCTGCCCCGGCCCACGCTGGCCGAGACCATTGCCGCGCGGCAGCGCTTCTTCGGCGCCGACGCGGTGGATTCCGAGACCGGGGCGGTGCGCGCGGACCAGGCGATCCTCACCTGGTTCGGCTGCGCGAGTTTCGCGGTGGCCCTGGGCGGCACGGTCTTCCTGCTGGATGCGTGGGTGCCGCGCGGCGCGACCTCCGGCTATGTGCCGACCACGCCCGCGGAGGTCGCGGCGCTGCGTCCGGCCGCACTCTTCATCGGCCACGGGCATTTCGACCATGCGGCGGATGCCGGGGCGATCGCGCAGGCCAGTGGCGCGGTGTTGTACGGCACGGCCGAACACTGCGCGACGGCACGCACTCAGATCAACTCACCTGAATTCGACTGCGAGGAACTGGGTTCCGCATCGTCGAGGCCGGGTGATCGCTACGATTTCGAACTCGCCGAGGGCCTTTCCGTGACCGCGGTGCGTCACATTCATTCGGCCCGCACCGCGAGGCACGAAGGCCCCGACGCCTGTGCACGCGTGATACCCACCCCCGGTCTCGGCGATATGCTCCGGTACCCAACAACTCTCGCCGATACCGCACAGCTGGTGCGACGGCTCGGCGATCCGGAGGGTGGGGTGCTGCTCTACCAGTTCCGCACCGAAAACTTCACTCTCACATGGCATGACTCGTCCGGGCCGCTGCTGGACAAAGCTCCCGGGGTACTGGAGGTGCTGCGCACACTGCCCGCGTCCGATGTGCACGTCGGCGCGGTGCAGGGCTACAACCAATTCACCAACGGGCTGCGCGACCCGCGGAGTTATATCGAGGCGCTGCGCCCGAAGGTGTTCGTGCCCAACCATCATGACAATTGGTTCCCGCTGATCACCGCACGTGGCGCGGCCTTCCGCGCGCCGCTGGAAGCCGAGTTGGCGCGCATTCCGGACGGGCCGGAGCTGCGCATGCTGCTCGACCCGGACGACTATGTCGCACCGGGGCGCTTGGCGTTCAAACTAGGCGGGTAA
- a CDS encoding TetR/AcrR family transcriptional regulator, which yields MSVNQDPVRRLKGHERRALILEAARTLFSANGYDAISMRDIAVSAGVTRPVLYDHFASKKALVLDLLTAETEALIARITVAVRTDAAPPDRMSAALRAYFEFMIDRPLTSRLILTPATDPDVAEVSAHLRELAEHGVRTLLALEPAPPSAPGSPVASAPEPTAANTLQRAQASTSRPIAARTPQLTAASEPRSSPAGKPETAAASPPPTRKDDSHKLEIASTILVSSVVAVANWWLTHPEVPLDTLVDTTLTLITPGLTTLTEPPR from the coding sequence GTGTCGGTTAACCAAGATCCAGTCCGCCGCCTGAAAGGCCACGAGCGCCGCGCCCTGATCCTCGAAGCCGCCCGAACCCTGTTCTCCGCGAACGGCTACGACGCAATCTCCATGCGCGACATTGCCGTTTCCGCCGGCGTCACCCGCCCAGTCCTCTACGACCACTTCGCCTCGAAAAAGGCGCTCGTCCTAGACCTGCTCACCGCGGAGACCGAGGCCCTGATAGCCCGCATCACCGTCGCCGTCCGCACCGATGCCGCCCCGCCCGACCGCATGTCCGCAGCACTCCGCGCATATTTCGAGTTCATGATCGACCGCCCCCTGACCTCCCGCCTGATCCTCACCCCCGCAACGGATCCGGACGTAGCCGAGGTGAGCGCCCACCTGCGCGAACTGGCCGAACACGGCGTACGAACCCTCCTGGCACTCGAACCAGCCCCACCCAGCGCGCCCGGGTCACCCGTAGCCAGCGCTCCCGAGCCCACGGCGGCCAATACCCTTCAACGCGCCCAGGCCAGCACATCTCGGCCCATTGCAGCCCGCACACCCCAGCTCACCGCAGCCAGCGAACCCCGGTCATCTCCGGCAGGCAAGCCGGAGACAGCTGCAGCGAGTCCTCCGCCGACGCGCAAGGACGACTCCCACAAGCTCGAGATCGCGTCCACGATCCTCGTATCTTCCGTAGTCGCCGTGGCGAATTGGTGGCTCACCCACCCCGAAGTCCCCCTCGACACCCTGGTCGACACCACCCTCACCCTGATCACCCCAGGCCTGACCACCCTGACCGAACCACCCCGTTAG
- a CDS encoding winged helix-turn-helix transcriptional regulator — MRYEELADEPCSITRSLVVLGDRWTLLVLKAAFSGVRRFNGFQSYLGISRSRLQDRLDRLVEHGILVKRPAAVGAYEEYRLTPKGHDVYPILMAFKDWGDDYMAPDGPPVHYRHRECSGEAHVQLTCDHCAAAITAREVAPEPGPGMLAGTV; from the coding sequence ATGCGATACGAGGAGTTGGCCGACGAACCCTGTTCGATCACGCGGTCGCTGGTCGTACTCGGCGACCGGTGGACTCTGCTGGTGTTGAAGGCGGCCTTCTCCGGCGTGCGGCGGTTCAACGGGTTCCAGTCCTACCTCGGCATCTCCCGCAGCCGGTTGCAGGATCGACTGGATCGCCTGGTCGAGCATGGGATTCTGGTCAAACGGCCGGCGGCGGTGGGCGCGTACGAGGAGTACCGGCTCACGCCCAAGGGGCATGACGTGTACCCGATCCTGATGGCCTTCAAGGACTGGGGCGACGACTATATGGCCCCGGACGGCCCGCCCGTGCACTACCGGCACCGCGAATGCAGCGGCGAGGCGCACGTGCAGCTCACCTGTGATCACTGCGCCGCCGCGATCACCGCCCGCGAGGTCGCGCCCGAGCCCGGGCCGGGAATGCTGGCGGGAACCGTATAG
- a CDS encoding DUF418 domain-containing protein translates to MTSTLTMSPRESSAPAAARLVALDVARGLAVLGMIVAHIGVTRDLAWGDPGSWLSIANGRSSILFATLAGISIALMSGRERPPSGQQLVAVRLRILVRALLLFAIGGLLTALGTDISVILQTYALLFACCLPFLTWTPRRLLLLAAGWAVVAPALTVWLAQVIPGGCDSSAETCSGAQITDLAVLGDYPGVVWMTFALVGLALGRSDLGSTTVRVRMLATGVGLMLLGYGGAWLASGKADAEASEWAQLLTAEPHSGSTFEIAGSLGFGLVLLGTLLFTVDRLRPLLFPIAAVGSVPLTAYAAHIVAIWILGDSVPESEGNVLLVVFLVFTVAAATIWVSTFGRGPLERLVTGISTRAVRSG, encoded by the coding sequence ATGACCTCAACGCTCACCATGTCACCCAGGGAGTCGTCTGCGCCGGCGGCAGCGAGACTGGTGGCTCTCGATGTCGCGCGCGGGCTGGCGGTGCTCGGCATGATCGTGGCCCATATCGGCGTCACCCGCGATCTGGCGTGGGGTGATCCGGGCAGCTGGCTGTCGATTGCGAACGGCCGCTCCTCGATACTGTTCGCCACGCTCGCGGGCATATCCATCGCCTTGATGAGTGGGCGGGAACGACCACCGAGCGGGCAGCAGCTGGTGGCGGTGCGGCTGCGAATCCTGGTGCGCGCCTTGCTATTGTTCGCGATCGGCGGACTGCTGACCGCACTCGGCACCGATATCTCGGTGATTCTGCAGACCTATGCGCTGCTGTTCGCCTGCTGCCTGCCGTTCCTGACGTGGACGCCGCGCAGGCTGCTGCTCCTGGCCGCGGGATGGGCGGTTGTCGCGCCCGCGCTGACCGTGTGGCTGGCGCAGGTGATTCCGGGCGGCTGCGACAGTTCTGCCGAAACCTGTTCCGGCGCACAGATAACCGATCTCGCCGTGCTCGGCGACTACCCCGGCGTGGTGTGGATGACCTTCGCCCTCGTCGGGCTCGCGCTGGGCCGCAGTGATCTCGGCTCCACGACAGTGCGCGTTCGCATGCTCGCCACCGGTGTCGGGCTCATGCTGCTCGGCTACGGCGGGGCTTGGCTGGCGAGCGGCAAGGCTGATGCCGAAGCCTCGGAGTGGGCGCAACTCCTTACGGCCGAACCGCATTCGGGATCGACCTTCGAAATCGCCGGATCACTCGGATTCGGTCTAGTGCTACTCGGAACGCTGCTCTTCACCGTGGATCGCTTGCGGCCATTGCTGTTTCCGATCGCGGCGGTGGGTTCCGTCCCGCTCACCGCGTATGCGGCGCATATCGTCGCCATCTGGATCCTCGGCGATTCCGTACCGGAGTCCGAGGGCAATGTGCTGCTGGTGGTCTTCCTGGTATTCACGGTCGCGGCGGCGACGATCTGGGTCTCGACCTTCGGCCGTGGGCCACTCGAACGCCTGGTCACGGGGATCAGCACGCGTGCGGTGCGGTCGGGCTAG
- a CDS encoding GNAT family N-acetyltransferase — protein sequence MSSVFVRPAEAADEKFLWSMLFEASYSQEQGRVSPDELRAVPSLAHYVEGWGAAGDLGTIGEVDGVPRGAAWLRLFTGDNAAYGYVDDGTPELAIGVAPGMRGTGLGTALMTALLDAARPLHDAVSLSVREENPALRLYERLGFVAVPSSAHTNPAGSTSVTMVLRFR from the coding sequence GTGTCCAGCGTGTTTGTGCGTCCGGCCGAGGCGGCGGACGAGAAGTTTCTGTGGTCGATGCTCTTCGAAGCCTCGTACTCCCAGGAGCAGGGGAGGGTGTCCCCTGATGAGCTGCGGGCGGTGCCCTCACTCGCGCATTACGTCGAAGGTTGGGGCGCCGCAGGCGATCTCGGCACCATTGGCGAGGTCGACGGGGTGCCGCGAGGAGCCGCATGGCTGCGACTTTTCACCGGTGACAATGCCGCATACGGATATGTGGACGACGGCACGCCGGAACTGGCCATCGGTGTCGCGCCCGGAATGCGTGGCACCGGATTGGGCACGGCCCTCATGACCGCACTGCTCGATGCGGCGCGACCGCTGCACGATGCGGTGAGTCTGAGTGTGCGAGAAGAGAATCCGGCGCTGCGGCTCTACGAGCGATTGGGATTCGTCGCCGTGCCGAGTTCCGCGCATACGAACCCGGCGGGCAGCACCAGCGTGACGATGGTGCTGCGCTTCCGCTGA
- a CDS encoding DUF559 domain-containing protein, producing MIRTRRDLLTEVSSATITNRCQRGEYTRLLPGIYSIGAPSTYAKCQAVTTWLPEAVFSHRTAAWLWNMLPEPASIEATTPLSIYRQTPPWLHLYRRDLLPDWIDEAWDLPATTPARTLLDCLTVLPQHDADRLVDEHTRTTWPQLLELCTHLRGSPALRRQLRTAAFDAASDPERLFARALAHRGVHLLANHPVGPYYADFADTRSHTIIEIDGREFHSDPSTFRTDRRRQNALVLAGWLVLRYAAADIYTNLDSCADEAATVIRRRRHNRPPR from the coding sequence GTGATCCGAACCCGCAGAGACCTACTGACCGAAGTCTCCTCCGCCACCATCACCAACCGCTGCCAGCGCGGCGAGTACACCCGCCTACTGCCTGGCATCTACTCCATCGGCGCACCGTCCACTTACGCGAAATGCCAGGCCGTCACCACGTGGCTCCCGGAGGCGGTATTCAGCCACCGCACCGCCGCGTGGCTGTGGAACATGCTCCCCGAACCCGCATCGATCGAAGCCACCACGCCGCTTTCCATCTACCGCCAAACCCCACCCTGGCTGCACTTGTACCGCCGCGACCTGCTCCCCGATTGGATCGACGAAGCCTGGGACCTGCCCGCTACAACTCCCGCCCGAACCCTCCTGGACTGCTTGACCGTCCTCCCCCAACACGACGCAGACCGCCTCGTCGACGAGCACACACGCACCACGTGGCCACAACTCCTCGAACTGTGCACCCACCTGCGAGGTTCCCCGGCCCTCCGCCGACAACTCCGCACCGCAGCATTCGACGCCGCCTCCGACCCCGAGCGCCTCTTCGCCCGCGCCCTCGCCCACCGCGGCGTGCACCTCCTCGCCAACCACCCAGTCGGCCCCTATTACGCCGACTTCGCAGACACCCGCTCCCACACCATCATCGAAATCGACGGCCGCGAATTCCACAGCGACCCCAGCACATTCCGCACTGACCGCCGCCGCCAGAACGCCCTCGTCCTCGCCGGCTGGCTCGTCCTCCGCTACGCCGCAGCCGACATCTACACCAACCTCGACTCCTGCGCCGATGAGGCAGCCACGGTCATCCGACGCCGCCGCCACAACCGACCACCCCGCTGA
- a CDS encoding Shedu immune nuclease family protein, protein MARILDLGPNKQRITAHSVDKGVVCEHQVVADDDGTTLLHLSTFGSKDRESDPKSSQSLQFDAKVAADLTRVFRDAFGDAALNIQSRIDVAFPSGVAVDPALLAQAYGRDPELFRELISNDEAARDVVAMAHRRSQVERFRKLLNNESYFQSESDQLAQKGNEPVWQHFFEENPWILGISLTGQLLTSWNDQKLEQVVAGHSISGVGKRTDALLRTSGRIKSMVFAEFKTHKKDLLQKTPYRSGCWAPSDELSGGVAQVQGTVHRAVKEIGERLQGTVTDGSKDPYDYTYLLRPRSYLIIGTLDELHGEKGGVHEDKFQSFELYRRQLVEPEVLTFDELLTRAEWIVASESSSSAKPKSDDSVVSDRRP, encoded by the coding sequence GTGGCGCGCATCCTTGATCTCGGCCCGAACAAGCAGCGAATCACGGCGCACAGCGTCGACAAGGGCGTTGTGTGTGAGCATCAAGTCGTCGCCGACGACGACGGCACCACACTCCTACATCTGTCGACGTTCGGATCGAAGGACCGTGAGTCCGATCCCAAGAGCAGTCAATCGCTACAGTTCGATGCCAAAGTGGCGGCCGATCTCACTCGAGTCTTCCGTGATGCTTTCGGGGACGCGGCACTGAACATCCAGTCCCGTATCGATGTCGCGTTTCCGTCGGGAGTTGCCGTGGACCCAGCGCTGCTGGCCCAGGCTTACGGGCGAGATCCCGAACTCTTCAGAGAACTGATCAGCAACGACGAGGCCGCACGAGACGTCGTCGCGATGGCCCACCGCAGGAGCCAGGTGGAGAGGTTTCGCAAGCTGCTCAATAATGAATCCTACTTCCAGTCGGAGTCCGACCAACTCGCGCAGAAGGGTAACGAACCCGTCTGGCAGCACTTCTTCGAGGAGAATCCGTGGATTCTAGGAATTTCACTCACGGGCCAGCTGCTGACATCGTGGAATGACCAGAAGTTGGAGCAAGTTGTTGCAGGTCACTCTATCTCGGGAGTAGGTAAACGTACTGACGCGCTGCTCCGCACTTCCGGACGTATCAAGTCGATGGTGTTCGCCGAGTTCAAGACACACAAAAAAGATCTGCTTCAGAAAACCCCCTACCGATCAGGTTGCTGGGCACCCTCCGACGAGTTGTCGGGCGGAGTCGCACAGGTCCAGGGCACAGTCCATCGCGCCGTCAAAGAAATCGGCGAGCGATTGCAGGGCACGGTCACAGACGGCAGCAAAGACCCCTATGACTACACCTACCTGCTACGCCCGCGCTCTTACCTGATCATTGGCACCTTGGACGAGCTTCATGGCGAAAAAGGCGGCGTTCACGAGGACAAGTTCCAATCCTTCGAGCTATACCGGCGACAACTCGTCGAGCCCGAAGTACTGACTTTCGATGAACTGCTGACCCGGGCCGAGTGGATCGTGGCCTCGGAGTCATCCAGCTCGGCAAAGCCGAAATCCGACGATTCGGTAGTCAGCGACCGCCGGCCTTGA